Proteins encoded by one window of Candidatus Nitrosocosmicus hydrocola:
- a CDS encoding DUF892 family protein translates to MQKINPNEIVMQKFIFELNGALAMENAGVERLQVRIKEVSIPEARQQLEHHLEESKQHQERLQKLITDLGGNTTNEKLGLPLPSYPKKKCKR, encoded by the coding sequence GTGCAAAAAATCAACCCAAATGAAATTGTGATGCAGAAATTCATTTTTGAGTTAAATGGCGCCTTAGCAATGGAGAATGCAGGTGTAGAACGATTACAAGTTAGAATTAAAGAGGTTAGCATACCTGAAGCCCGACAACAATTAGAACACCATTTAGAGGAAAGCAAGCAACATCAAGAAAGGTTACAAAAACTAATAACAGATCTAGGGGGAAATACTACAAACGAAAAATTGGGTTTGCCCTTACCATCATATCCAAAAAAAAAATGCAAGAGATAA
- a CDS encoding NADP-dependent oxidoreductase, with protein MTNKPKISKEIHLKNRPSGYVDVKDFKIVVVDVPELKEEGEFLVRNIWMSIDPFLRIYMVKGKNRALSPFELDRVIDGGCIGQIVESKSQKFKVGEYVKANFGWREYWRSKENDVEKDAISKIDSSIAPLQNFLGMLGITGLTAYVGLFKIGNLRENQETIFVSSAAGGVGSIVCQLAKIKGCQVIGSCGSDEKARYLLEEIGIDHGINYKKLAVGNISSELSRVCPNGIDIYFDNVGGEHLEAAIDNMNIFGRIVLCGTTSQYNDVAQSTSSVEPDRHIQKSFHHGPSNLSLAVSNRLRLQGFIWSDHYDILDEFNLKMSKWISDGKVKLKESIFEGLESAPNAFVNLFNGQIMDRALVRISPE; from the coding sequence TTGACAAACAAACCGAAAATAAGCAAAGAGATTCATTTAAAGAATCGACCATCTGGGTACGTAGATGTAAAAGATTTTAAGATTGTCGTTGTGGATGTTCCAGAACTGAAAGAAGAAGGAGAGTTTTTAGTTCGAAACATCTGGATGTCCATTGACCCTTTTTTGAGAATTTACATGGTGAAAGGAAAAAATCGAGCATTGTCACCTTTTGAGCTAGATAGGGTAATTGATGGCGGGTGTATAGGGCAAATAGTAGAATCCAAAAGTCAAAAGTTCAAAGTGGGAGAGTATGTTAAGGCAAATTTTGGATGGAGAGAATACTGGCGGTCTAAAGAAAATGATGTTGAAAAAGATGCTATTTCAAAAATTGATTCCTCAATTGCACCGTTACAAAATTTTCTAGGAATGCTTGGGATTACAGGGCTTACAGCCTATGTTGGGTTATTTAAGATAGGTAACCTTCGAGAAAATCAAGAAACTATATTTGTTTCCTCAGCGGCTGGAGGAGTAGGGTCCATTGTATGCCAATTAGCAAAAATAAAAGGCTGTCAAGTTATTGGCAGCTGTGGAAGCGATGAGAAAGCAAGATACCTTTTAGAGGAAATTGGAATAGATCACGGCATCAATTATAAGAAACTGGCAGTTGGTAATATTTCTTCTGAATTGAGTAGAGTATGTCCAAATGGGATTGATATTTACTTTGATAACGTCGGTGGTGAACATTTAGAAGCAGCAATCGATAACATGAATATTTTTGGAAGAATAGTATTGTGTGGAACAACTTCTCAATACAATGACGTTGCTCAATCCACCTCATCTGTTGAACCTGACAGACATATTCAAAAATCATTTCATCATGGGCCTTCAAACCTTTCATTGGCTGTTTCAAATAGGTTAAGGCTTCAAGGGTTCATCTGGAGTGATCATTATGATATACTAGATGAATTTAATTTGAAGATGTCAAAATGGATTAGCGATGGTAAGGTAAAACTAAAAGAAAGTATTTTTGAAGGATTGGAAAGTGCACCTAATGCCTTTGTCAACTTATTTAATGGACAAATTATGGACAGGGCCCTTGTAAGAATAAGTCCAGAGTAA
- a CDS encoding methionine-R-sulfoxide reductase, with translation MSYNKLTPEEEKIIVNKATEAPFIGKYDNFYEDGIFICRRCNSPLFSSKSKFDSGCGWPSFDESFQNAIRRVPDPDGIRTEIECENCGAHLGHEFIGERLTEKNTRECVNSLSLHFIPKGNQLPKIIHE, from the coding sequence ATGAGTTATAATAAATTAACACCAGAGGAGGAGAAAATAATTGTTAACAAGGCAACGGAAGCTCCTTTTATTGGTAAGTATGACAATTTTTACGAAGATGGAATATTTATCTGTCGAAGATGCAACAGCCCCCTTTTTTCATCTAAAAGCAAGTTTGATTCTGGATGTGGATGGCCAAGCTTTGATGAAAGCTTTCAAAATGCAATAAGGCGTGTACCTGATCCCGATGGAATAAGAACGGAAATAGAATGCGAAAATTGTGGTGCGCATTTGGGACATGAATTCATAGGGGAACGCTTGACAGAAAAAAACACTCGAGAGTGTGTCAATTCATTGTCCTTGCACTTTATCCCAAAAGGAAATCAGTTACCCAAAATAATTCATGAGTAA
- a CDS encoding dihydrofolate reductase family protein, producing the protein MVKVSVYIGSSLDGFIAREDGDIGWLDDANKNVTPGEDFGFHRFLESVDLIVMGRKTFEQVQALENWTYEDKKLIVLTSKRNLEIPEKLKRIATTSNTLNPTKLIKELSDQSIDHIYIDGGLVIQEFLSAGLVDEITVTIVPIIIGRGISFSKLLPKDLHLDHLKTTVYEFGFVQNKYKISKLKKN; encoded by the coding sequence ATGGTAAAGGTTTCGGTCTATATTGGAAGTAGTTTAGACGGGTTTATTGCAAGAGAGGATGGGGATATAGGTTGGTTGGATGATGCTAACAAGAATGTAACACCAGGAGAGGATTTCGGATTTCATAGATTCTTAGAGTCTGTTGACCTAATCGTTATGGGGAGGAAAACATTCGAACAGGTTCAAGCTTTAGAAAACTGGACCTACGAGGACAAAAAGCTTATTGTATTGACCTCAAAAAGAAATCTTGAAATCCCGGAAAAATTAAAGAGAATTGCAACTACTTCTAATACCTTAAATCCTACAAAGCTGATCAAAGAGCTATCTGACCAATCAATTGATCATATATATATTGATGGAGGACTAGTAATACAAGAATTTTTGTCAGCTGGATTGGTTGATGAAATTACTGTTACTATAGTACCAATTATTATTGGAAGGGGAATATCATTCAGCAAGTTATTACCCAAGGATTTACATCTAGATCATTTGAAAACTACTGTTTATGAATTTGGCTTTGTTCAAAACAAATACAAGATCAGTAAACTAAAAAAGAATTAG
- a CDS encoding cyclic nucleotide-binding/CBS domain-containing protein, with amino-acid sequence MGLESISISDVITKDVKVIDQEQNIFDTSKVMIDNNIGSVVVIDNNDSKNPVGIITERDIVRIVSTFSLSDLQVPIRKLMSYPLITLSKNASVLDAMKLMYERKIRRVIILDDNTLGGIVTEHDIFKLLMNNKELITTVIASDFPIPQEDLYEDFSRFWFSNSYYK; translated from the coding sequence ATGGGTTTAGAATCAATTAGTATTTCAGATGTAATTACTAAAGATGTTAAAGTAATTGATCAAGAACAAAATATTTTTGATACTTCAAAGGTTATGATAGACAATAATATAGGTTCTGTTGTCGTAATTGATAACAATGATAGTAAAAATCCGGTAGGCATCATTACCGAGAGGGACATTGTCAGAATAGTTAGCACATTTTCTTTATCGGACCTGCAAGTTCCTATCAGAAAACTCATGAGTTACCCATTAATTACACTCTCAAAAAATGCATCCGTTTTAGATGCAATGAAATTGATGTATGAGCGAAAGATAAGAAGAGTAATTATTCTAGACGATAATACACTTGGAGGTATCGTTACCGAGCATGATATATTTAAACTACTGATGAATAACAAGGAATTAATCACTACAGTTATAGCGAGCGACTTTCCGATCCCTCAGGAGGATTTGTACGAAGATTTTTCACGATTTTGGTTTAGTAATTCCTATTATAAATAA